Within the Micromonospora citrea genome, the region CTCAGGCCGACTGACTTCCCCGGCCGACCCTCGCGCTGGCCTGAACGTGGCACCGGGAGAGATCGCTACCTTCGGGGTCTCCGACGACCTGGGAAGGCTGATCATCGACGTTGCCCAGGCGTCCCTGCGCGCCGATCAGCTCCGTTGGCTTGCCCCTCGCCAGGCCGGGCGCTGCTGATTCAGCGCGTCCGCCACGTTCCGCCAACTGTACGTGTCTCCTCGCCTCTGCAAACTCCATGGTGCCCCTGCGGCGATGTTCACGCCGGCCACCCTGAGTCGCTGAAGGTGCGTGCCGTAGGCCGGATGGGAAGCGAGGGCGTCCTTGGCGTACGGGAAGGCGACGATCGGCAGGCCCGCGCCGATTGTCTCGTTGAGGATGCCGAGGGCGAGGTTGTCGCTGATGCCCAGCGCCCACTTGTTGATGGTGTTGAAGGTGGCTGGCGCGACCATCACCGCGTCAGCCCTTGGGTGCACGTCCGGTTCACCCGGCAGTCGCCACTCGGACCGCACCGGGTAGCCGGTCTGCTCGGTCAGAGCCGCCTGGTCTAACCATCGTGCTGCCGTGGGCGTGGCGATCACGCAGACTGTCCAACCGTCCTGCTTCAGCAGTTCGACAAGCTCCCCGATCTGGAGCGCCGGGGGAGCGGCGCAAACGACGAGATGCAGGACTCGCGGATCCGTCACGCCAGCAGCCCCGCTCGCTCAGCCAACGGTCGAAGCCCCGGCGTCGCGGCTCGACGCTCCCTCGACAGCAGATCCGTCAGCAGGTTTCGTGCCTGGGCGTTCGCGCGTACGACCTCGGGCGCGACCCGCTCCGCCTCCAGGATGTGTAGTACAGCCAGCGGACTTTCCTTCGCGCCCATCGCGGTGGCGGCGGCCAGATCGACATGCACTTGGGCCCGTCGACCGACGAGCGCGGCCGGCAGCCGAGAGGTGTCGAGGCGGCTTGCGATGTCGAAGGCCCGTTCCGCGTCTCTGCTCTCCACGGCGGCGGAGACGGTGTGGATGACGACGTTGGTGGGCCCGAAGCCGGTCCACAGCCGATTCTGGTCCGAGCCCAGCTCAGCTGCCAGCCCTTCGGCTTGAACCAGCAGATCGTCGGCATCCTTGCGCCGATCCCGTCGGGCGGCGATCACCGCGGCCAGGAGCAGCAGCGCGCCATGAGCGGAGAGTAGGTCCGGATCCTTGGCCCGCCCGTCGCGAACCAGGTGCTCGATGCTGGTCTGCGTCATCGCTGCGGCCTCGTCAGCCCGACCGGGCAGCCTCAGCAGTCCGCAGGCAGCCTGATATGCGGCCAGCGCCGCGAGGGCTCGATGGTTGGCGAGCCGGGCTGCGGTCCACGCACGGTCGGCGGCCAACAGGGCGGTGTCGCCGTCGCCCACCTTGCTGGCGAGCTTCGACGCCGCGAGGTAGGCGGCGGCGAGGAGCCGGAAGGCGTCGATGCGGCGCGCTCCGGGTGCCCTGTCCGTCAGCTCGGTGGCCTGGCGTAGTACTTCCGGCAGCAGCCGGGCTGCTGAGCTGTAGCTCGCCCTCTGATAGAGGGTGTGCACTCGGACCACGCCCCGGCGGACGTCAGCCAGGGATGGCGTTGGCTGAGCGGGTGGATCGTGCAGGTAGCTGGTGAGGAACGCGCGCAGGCCGATCAGCAGCTGGGACCGAATCGCAGATGCGGGGTTGCAGGTGTCGTCTCCCATGGCCTGCCCTCGACCTGTCGCTACTGAGACGTCGACGAGCATGTCGTCGAGCTGTTCGAGCGTAACGTGCAATGCGGCAGCGATCCGGGTCCGATGCCACGGTTGAGGATCGGTCTCCGCGCTCTCCCAGCGAGCGACGGTCGATCGTTCGACCCCGAGTGCTTCGGCCAGGCGTTCCTGACTGAACCCGAGCGCCTTTCGTCGCTGACAGAGCCGATGTCGCTTCAGAGCCACGGCAGCCCTCCCTCCCTACGCCGGCGACTGTAGTAACCCTCCGTCTATCAGACGGGTACGCGGACGCCGCATTTGTGCGTCAGTTCAGCCGCTCGGACGCTGTAGTGCCTGCTTCGCCCCAGGACCAGGGTGGACGCATGGCCCGGGGCGGGTGCTGGGCTCCGGTGGGGGGCGTATTTCGGCGGAAGGGCTTCGATGGCGGCGGTGCTGGACGACTTCCCGGTGTTCACGCCGGTCAGCGACGACGAGGTGGCGCTGGCCCTGCGGGCGGTGCTGGTGC harbors:
- a CDS encoding flavoprotein — encoded protein: MTDPRVLHLVVCAAPPALQIGELVELLKQDGWTVCVIATPTAARWLDQAALTEQTGYPVRSEWRLPGEPDVHPRADAVMVAPATFNTINKWALGISDNLALGILNETIGAGLPIVAFPYAKDALASHPAYGTHLQRLRVAGVNIAAGAPWSLQRRGDTYSWRNVADALNQQRPAWRGASQRS
- a CDS encoding helix-turn-helix transcriptional regulator, with translation MALKRHRLCQRRKALGFSQERLAEALGVERSTVARWESAETDPQPWHRTRIAAALHVTLEQLDDMLVDVSVATGRGQAMGDDTCNPASAIRSQLLIGLRAFLTSYLHDPPAQPTPSLADVRRGVVRVHTLYQRASYSSAARLLPEVLRQATELTDRAPGARRIDAFRLLAAAYLAASKLASKVGDGDTALLAADRAWTAARLANHRALAALAAYQAACGLLRLPGRADEAAAMTQTSIEHLVRDGRAKDPDLLSAHGALLLLAAVIAARRDRRKDADDLLVQAEGLAAELGSDQNRLWTGFGPTNVVIHTVSAAVESRDAERAFDIASRLDTSRLPAALVGRRAQVHVDLAAATAMGAKESPLAVLHILEAERVAPEVVRANAQARNLLTDLLSRERRAATPGLRPLAERAGLLA